In Isoptericola jiangsuensis, the following proteins share a genomic window:
- a CDS encoding dihydrofolate reductase family protein, protein MSSTTSPDLPALHLLRPDVASVPPATGEPRLAELYRPTAGRHLRVNMVSTVDGAAWGDDGVSASINDAADWRVFRVLRALADVVLVGAGTARAEQYTQLDRPRDLGHLHPGPLELALVTRRGEVPDRLLDGGRTPWVLTGEEGAAAARAAVGDRAVVVPGATTAVDLAAGLEVLAGAGLRHVLGEGGPHLLGSLLEAGLVDELCLTTTPNVAGPGPGRVVAPVRHGHAPATHLRDATLGHLLVSDAGTLVARWELARRAG, encoded by the coding sequence GTGAGTTCCACCACCTCCCCCGACCTGCCCGCGCTGCACCTCCTGCGCCCCGACGTCGCCTCCGTCCCGCCCGCCACCGGCGAGCCGCGGCTCGCGGAGCTCTACCGCCCGACGGCCGGCCGGCACCTGCGCGTCAACATGGTGTCCACGGTCGACGGCGCCGCGTGGGGCGACGACGGGGTGTCGGCGTCGATCAACGACGCGGCAGACTGGCGCGTCTTCCGGGTGCTGCGCGCGCTCGCGGACGTCGTGCTCGTCGGGGCGGGCACGGCCCGGGCCGAGCAGTACACGCAGCTCGACCGGCCGCGCGACCTGGGGCACCTGCACCCGGGGCCGCTCGAGCTCGCGCTGGTCACCCGCCGGGGCGAGGTGCCGGACCGGCTGCTCGACGGCGGCCGCACGCCCTGGGTCCTCACGGGCGAGGAGGGTGCCGCGGCGGCGCGCGCCGCCGTCGGCGACCGGGCGGTCGTCGTGCCCGGCGCGACGACGGCGGTGGACCTCGCCGCCGGCCTGGAGGTGCTGGCCGGGGCGGGGCTGCGGCACGTGCTCGGCGAGGGCGGCCCGCACCTGCTGGGGTCGCTGCTGGAGGCCGGCCTGGTGGACGAGCTGTGCCTCACCACCACGCCGAACGTCGCGGGGCCGGGGCCGGGCCGGGTCGTGGCGCCGGTGCGGCACGGGCACGCGCCGGCCACCCACCTGCGCGACGCGACGCTGGGCCACCTGCTGGTCTCGGACGCCGGCACCCTGGTCGCCCGCTGGGAGCTGGCCCGCCGCGCCGGGTGA
- the zapE gene encoding cell division protein ZapE, giving the protein MTAVQSPDSTATASLVAVRPTVSTDRLLADLVPPPHFADARFTTYRANPDHPSQAATLARLQEVAAEIAAPAPSGLRALLGRRRSVPAVYMDGGFGVGKTHLLTSLTHAVNEALGPGSAAYGTFVEYTNLVGALGFLPTVEALATRRLVCIDEFELDDPGDTVLMSRLLRELADRGVALAATSNTLPDALGEGRFAAEDFLREIQALAARFEVLRVDGDDYRHRAVVTDSEPLPVATVRSVVASTPGAVLDDFGDLLAHLATVHPSRYGALLDGVRLVGLTGFGPVTRQEVALRLVVLVDRLYDRDVPVLLAGVDGADQRALFTPEMLRGGYRKKYYRALSRLGALAQDGRALADV; this is encoded by the coding sequence GTGACAGCCGTGCAGTCCCCGGACTCGACCGCCACCGCCTCGCTGGTGGCGGTGCGCCCCACCGTCTCGACCGACCGGCTGCTCGCCGACCTCGTCCCGCCGCCGCACTTCGCGGACGCGCGGTTCACGACCTACCGGGCCAACCCGGACCACCCCAGCCAGGCCGCCACCCTCGCCCGCCTGCAGGAGGTCGCCGCCGAGATCGCGGCACCCGCCCCGTCGGGCCTGCGCGCCCTGCTCGGCCGCCGCCGGTCCGTGCCCGCGGTGTACATGGACGGCGGGTTCGGCGTCGGCAAGACCCACCTGCTCACCTCCCTCACGCACGCCGTGAACGAGGCCCTCGGTCCCGGCAGCGCCGCCTACGGCACGTTCGTGGAGTACACGAACCTCGTGGGGGCCCTCGGGTTCCTGCCGACGGTGGAGGCGCTCGCCACCCGCCGCCTGGTGTGCATCGACGAGTTCGAGCTCGACGACCCGGGCGACACCGTGCTGATGTCGCGACTGCTGCGCGAGCTCGCGGACCGCGGGGTCGCGCTGGCCGCCACGTCGAACACCCTGCCCGACGCGCTGGGGGAGGGACGGTTCGCCGCCGAGGACTTCCTGCGGGAGATCCAGGCGCTCGCCGCCCGGTTCGAGGTGCTGCGCGTCGACGGCGACGACTACCGGCACCGCGCGGTCGTCACGGACTCCGAGCCGCTGCCGGTGGCCACCGTGCGTTCCGTCGTGGCGAGCACCCCCGGGGCCGTCCTCGACGACTTCGGCGACCTGCTGGCGCACCTCGCGACCGTCCACCCCAGCCGGTACGGCGCCCTGCTCGACGGCGTCCGCCTGGTCGGGCTCACCGGGTTCGGCCCGGTGACGCGCCAGGAGGTCGCGCTGCGTCTCGTCGTGCTGGTCGACCGCCTCTACGACCGGGACGTCCCGGTGCTCCTGGCCGGCGTCGACGGCGCCGACCAGCGCGCGCTGTTCACGCCCGAGATGCTGCGCGGCGGGTACCGCAAGAAGTACTACCGCGCCCTGTCGCGCCTCGGTGCGCTCGCGCAGGACGGCCGCGCGCTCGCCGACGTCTGA
- the gndA gene encoding NADP-dependent phosphogluconate dehydrogenase, with product MTARAQIGVTGLAVMGRNLARNFARHGYTVAVHNRSFAKTQSLMDEAGDEGDFVPSESMADFVASLERPRKVVIMVKAGAATDAVIDELLPLLEEGDIVVDAGNAHFPDTIRREEALRARGLHFVGTGVSGGEEGALLGPSIMPGGTRESYASLGPILEAISAKVDGTPCCTYVGPGGAGHFVKMVHNGIEYADMQLIAEAYDLLKQGLGASAAEIGQIFAEWNTGDLESFLIEITADVLQHVDAETGAAFVDIVLDQAEQKGTGRWTVQNGLDLGVPITGIAEATFARALSGSVPQREAGRAALPAHATALEITDREAFVEDVRRALYASKVVAYSQGFDQIAAASAENDWDIDRGAMARIWRGGCIIRARFLNRITEAYERDPQLSLLLADPYFTDAVGEGLAAWRRVVAQAATAGIPAPAFSSSLSYYDGVRAERLPAALIQAQRDFFGAHTYRRTDRDGSFHTLWSGDRTEQEA from the coding sequence ATGACAGCACGAGCCCAGATCGGTGTCACCGGACTCGCGGTGATGGGGCGCAACCTCGCGCGCAACTTCGCGCGTCACGGCTACACGGTCGCGGTGCACAACCGCAGCTTCGCCAAGACGCAGTCCCTGATGGACGAGGCCGGCGACGAGGGCGACTTCGTCCCCTCGGAGTCGATGGCCGACTTCGTCGCCTCGCTCGAGCGGCCCCGCAAGGTCGTGATCATGGTCAAGGCCGGCGCCGCGACCGACGCCGTCATCGACGAGCTCCTGCCGCTGCTGGAGGAGGGCGACATCGTCGTCGACGCCGGCAACGCGCACTTCCCCGACACGATCCGGCGCGAGGAGGCGCTGCGGGCCCGCGGCCTGCACTTCGTCGGCACCGGCGTGTCCGGTGGCGAGGAGGGCGCCCTGCTCGGCCCGTCGATCATGCCCGGCGGCACGCGCGAGTCCTACGCGTCGCTCGGCCCGATCCTCGAGGCGATCTCCGCCAAGGTCGACGGCACCCCCTGCTGCACCTACGTCGGCCCCGGCGGCGCCGGCCACTTCGTCAAGATGGTGCACAACGGCATCGAGTACGCCGACATGCAGCTCATCGCCGAGGCCTACGACCTGCTCAAGCAGGGCCTCGGGGCGTCCGCCGCCGAGATCGGCCAGATCTTCGCCGAGTGGAACACCGGCGACCTCGAGTCGTTCCTCATCGAGATCACCGCGGACGTCCTGCAGCACGTCGACGCCGAGACCGGCGCCGCGTTCGTCGACATCGTGCTCGACCAGGCCGAGCAGAAGGGCACCGGTCGCTGGACCGTGCAGAACGGCCTCGACCTGGGCGTGCCCATCACCGGCATCGCCGAGGCGACGTTCGCCCGCGCCCTGTCCGGCTCCGTGCCGCAGCGCGAGGCCGGTCGCGCCGCCCTGCCGGCGCACGCCACCGCCCTGGAGATCACCGATCGGGAGGCGTTCGTCGAGGACGTCCGTCGCGCGCTGTACGCCTCCAAGGTCGTCGCGTACTCCCAGGGCTTCGACCAGATCGCCGCGGCGTCGGCCGAGAACGACTGGGACATCGACCGCGGCGCCATGGCCCGCATCTGGCGCGGCGGCTGCATCATCCGAGCCCGGTTCCTCAACCGCATCACCGAGGCCTACGAGCGCGACCCGCAGCTCTCCCTGCTGCTCGCCGACCCGTACTTCACCGACGCCGTCGGCGAGGGTCTGGCCGCGTGGCGTCGCGTCGTCGCGCAGGCCGCCACCGCCGGCATCCCCGCCCCGGCGTTCTCCTCGTCGCTGTCGTACTACGACGGCGTGCGGGCCGAGCGCCTGCCGGCCGCGCTCATCCAGGCGCAGCGCGACTTCTTCGGCGCGCACACCTACCGCCGCACCGACCGCGACGGCTCGTTCCACACGCTGTGGTCCGGCGACCGCACCGAGCAGGAGGCGTGA
- a CDS encoding HRDC domain-containing protein codes for MSSGVPSVDPDVVPLTEPADGVGPVVSTPIAFSRVVDAFAAGSGPVAADAERASGYRYGQATYLVQVRRAGAGTALLDPVGVPDLSALGAAVGDAEWVLHAASQDLPGFGEHGLHPARVFDTELAARLLGMPRVGLAAVVADTLGLGLAKEHSAVDWSTRPLPEDWLRYAALDVEVLVEVRDVLADRLEEAGKAEWAAQEFEHVRTLPPPAPRVDPWRRTSGTHTVRDRRRLAVVRALWEARDDAARRRDVSPGRVLPDRAIIAAANALPRTVPQLVALPEFASKGARRRAPAWQRAIDEALALPESALPATRGPRSDGPPPPRAWADRDPVAARRLDVARDVVARLSEELAVPAENLLQPDALRRVCWTPPDPATAATIGDFLRDRQAREWQVGLLAGPLAEAFATA; via the coding sequence ATGAGCTCCGGCGTGCCCTCGGTCGACCCCGACGTCGTCCCCCTCACCGAACCGGCCGACGGCGTCGGGCCGGTCGTGTCCACCCCGATCGCGTTCTCCCGGGTGGTGGACGCGTTCGCGGCCGGGTCCGGTCCGGTCGCCGCGGACGCCGAGCGCGCCTCGGGGTACCGCTACGGCCAGGCGACCTACCTGGTGCAGGTGCGGCGCGCGGGCGCGGGGACGGCCCTGCTGGACCCCGTGGGCGTCCCCGACCTGTCGGCCCTGGGCGCCGCGGTCGGTGACGCCGAGTGGGTGCTGCACGCCGCCTCCCAGGACCTGCCGGGGTTCGGCGAGCACGGGCTGCACCCGGCACGCGTGTTCGACACCGAGCTGGCCGCGCGGCTGCTCGGCATGCCCCGGGTGGGCCTGGCGGCCGTCGTGGCGGACACCCTCGGCCTCGGCCTGGCCAAGGAGCACTCGGCCGTCGACTGGTCGACGCGTCCGCTGCCGGAGGACTGGCTGCGGTACGCCGCGCTCGACGTCGAGGTCCTGGTCGAGGTCCGCGACGTGCTCGCCGACCGCCTGGAGGAGGCGGGCAAGGCGGAGTGGGCCGCGCAGGAGTTCGAGCACGTGCGCACGCTGCCGCCGCCCGCGCCGCGGGTCGACCCCTGGCGGCGGACGTCGGGCACGCACACGGTGCGCGACCGGCGCCGCCTGGCCGTGGTGCGCGCCCTGTGGGAGGCGCGCGACGACGCGGCCCGCCGCCGGGACGTGTCGCCGGGGCGGGTCCTGCCGGACCGCGCGATCATCGCGGCGGCGAACGCGCTGCCCCGCACCGTGCCGCAGCTCGTCGCGCTGCCCGAGTTCGCCTCGAAGGGGGCCCGGCGCCGGGCGCCCGCGTGGCAGCGGGCGATCGACGAGGCGCTCGCGCTGCCCGAGTCGGCGCTGCCCGCCACCCGCGGACCGCGCTCGGACGGTCCGCCGCCGCCGCGGGCCTGGGCGGACCGAGACCCCGTCGCAGCGCGGCGGTTGGACGTGGCGCGCGACGTCGTCGCCCGGCTGTCCGAGGAACTGGCGGTCCCGGCGGAGAACCTGCTGCAGCCGGATGCCCTGCGCCGGGTGTGCTGGACGCCTCCGGACCCCGCGACGGCGGCGACGATCGGCGACTTCCTGCGGGACCGCCAGGCGCGCGAGTGGCAGGTGGGGCTCCTCGCGGGGCCGCTGGCGGAGGCGTTCGCGACCGCCTGA
- a CDS encoding DUF3000 domain-containing protein, whose amino-acid sequence MSAHPPEVPERFAAALESLRGRRTRPEVRLVEIPGPTRVAPFSLAVEGEVVADDVEVATGRFVVLHDPAGQEAWHGDFRVVTLVRAQLEAELAAEDLLGDVAWTWVTENLEAADVGATAAGGTVTRVLSRSYGALAATPDAVDLEIRASWTPLDTDLGAHLEVWADLMSTAGGLPPLPDGVTALDVRRRTVGP is encoded by the coding sequence GTGAGCGCCCACCCGCCCGAGGTCCCGGAACGGTTCGCGGCCGCCCTGGAGTCGCTGCGCGGCCGACGGACCCGTCCCGAGGTGCGCCTGGTGGAGATCCCCGGGCCGACCCGGGTGGCGCCGTTCAGCCTCGCGGTCGAGGGCGAGGTGGTCGCCGACGACGTCGAGGTCGCCACGGGCCGGTTCGTCGTCCTGCACGACCCGGCCGGGCAGGAGGCCTGGCACGGCGACTTCCGCGTGGTCACGCTGGTCCGGGCCCAGCTCGAGGCCGAGCTCGCCGCCGAGGACCTGCTGGGCGACGTCGCCTGGACGTGGGTGACGGAGAACCTGGAGGCCGCCGACGTCGGCGCGACCGCCGCCGGCGGCACGGTGACCCGGGTGCTGTCCCGCTCGTACGGCGCCCTGGCCGCCACCCCGGACGCCGTCGACCTCGAGATCCGCGCGTCCTGGACGCCGCTGGACACCGACCTCGGCGCCCACCTGGAGGTGTGGGCGGACCTCATGTCGACCGCCGGCGGGCTGCCCCCGCTGCCCGACGGCGTGACGGCGCTGGACGTGCGACGACGTACCGTGGGGCCATGA
- a CDS encoding carboxylate--amine ligase gives MTRRLQPVVLGGDIGAYSLARAFHEAYGVKPVVVSGMSTGLVRHSRILHHVAEPAIDDPAAIVARLRTIADQHPDADLVAVGSADWLVRTLVQNRHHLEDRYTIPYVGEDLLLQLTDKEGFGDLCAELGLAHPTTVVHDVAAGGEPDTSGLTFPVIAKAASTAAYHDVEFAGKKKVFLVDTRAELVELMERVRVAGYAGAFVIQDYIPGDDSGMRILTCYSDASGKVRFSAFGHVLLEEHTPGALGNPAGIITQTQAEVVEQATRLLEHVGWTGFANFDLKYDPRDGRYVFFELNPRLGRSNFYITAAGANAVKFYVHEHLRGLDPDPRAVLGSDAELSPTGELTARHLYTVLPGALLRRYVADPQVRAEAKRLARRGRSTNPLWYRAETDPRRIAYLAIAQLNQWRKYGRHYPLAEARRLAWKGRA, from the coding sequence GTGACCCGCCGCCTGCAGCCCGTCGTCCTCGGCGGCGACATCGGCGCCTACTCCCTGGCCCGGGCCTTCCACGAGGCGTACGGCGTCAAGCCGGTCGTCGTGTCCGGCATGTCGACCGGGCTCGTGCGGCACTCGCGGATCCTGCACCACGTGGCCGAGCCCGCCATCGACGACCCGGCCGCGATCGTGGCGCGCCTGCGCACGATCGCCGACCAGCACCCCGACGCCGACCTCGTCGCCGTCGGGTCCGCGGACTGGCTGGTGCGCACCCTCGTGCAGAACCGCCACCACCTCGAGGACCGGTACACGATCCCGTACGTCGGCGAGGACCTGCTGCTGCAGCTCACCGACAAGGAGGGCTTCGGGGACCTGTGCGCCGAGCTCGGGCTCGCGCACCCCACCACGGTGGTCCACGACGTCGCCGCCGGCGGCGAGCCCGACACCTCCGGCCTGACGTTCCCCGTCATCGCGAAGGCCGCCAGCACGGCCGCCTACCACGACGTCGAGTTCGCCGGGAAGAAGAAGGTGTTCCTCGTGGACACCCGCGCCGAGCTCGTCGAGCTCATGGAGCGGGTGCGCGTCGCCGGGTACGCCGGGGCGTTCGTCATCCAGGACTACATCCCGGGCGACGACTCCGGCATGCGGATCCTCACCTGCTACTCGGACGCGTCCGGCAAGGTGCGGTTCTCCGCGTTCGGGCACGTGCTCCTCGAGGAGCACACCCCGGGCGCGCTCGGGAACCCCGCAGGGATCATCACGCAGACCCAGGCCGAGGTCGTCGAGCAGGCCACCCGCCTGCTCGAGCACGTCGGATGGACCGGGTTCGCCAACTTCGACCTGAAGTACGACCCGCGCGACGGCCGCTACGTGTTCTTCGAGCTCAACCCGCGCCTCGGACGCTCGAACTTCTACATCACCGCCGCCGGCGCCAACGCGGTGAAGTTCTACGTCCACGAGCACCTGCGCGGCCTCGACCCCGACCCGCGGGCCGTCCTCGGGTCCGACGCCGAGCTGTCGCCCACCGGCGAGCTCACCGCCCGGCACCTGTACACCGTGCTGCCGGGGGCGCTGCTGCGCCGCTACGTCGCCGACCCGCAGGTGCGGGCCGAGGCCAAGCGGCTCGCCCGGCGCGGCCGGTCCACCAACCCGCTGTGGTACCGCGCCGAGACCGACCCGCGGCGCATCGCCTACCTGGCGATCGCCCAGCTCAACCAGTGGCGCAAGTACGGGCGCCACTACCCCCTGGCCGAGGCCCGCCGCCTCGCCTGGAAGGGCCGGGCGTGA
- a CDS encoding rhodanese-like domain-containing protein: MSRTRTTLGTALALTGALALAGCADTGTADTPLDPDAVVIDVRTPAEYAEGHLEGALNIDVQSADAVARFDELDPTGTYVVYCRSGNRAEAALDLLTTQGFDDVTNAGSLRQAATATGLDVVG, from the coding sequence ATGAGCAGGACGAGGACGACCCTGGGCACGGCGCTGGCACTGACGGGAGCCCTGGCGCTCGCGGGGTGCGCGGACACCGGGACGGCGGACACCCCCCTGGACCCCGACGCCGTCGTCATCGACGTGCGCACGCCCGCCGAGTACGCCGAGGGCCACCTGGAGGGCGCGCTGAACATCGACGTGCAGTCCGCCGACGCCGTCGCGCGGTTCGACGAGCTCGACCCGACCGGCACCTACGTCGTGTACTGCCGCTCCGGCAACCGCGCGGAGGCCGCGCTCGACCTCCTCACCACGCAGGGCTTCGACGACGTCACCAACGCCGGGAGCCTCCGGCAGGCCGCCACGGCGACCGGCCTCGACGTCGTGGGGTGA
- a CDS encoding thiolase family protein, with the protein MTVAHQPGTTTRDPARRALRDVVFVEGVRTPFGKARPDGLLAGTRADDLVVKAMRELLRRHPELPPERVDEVAIAATTQQGDQGLTLGRTTAILAGLPTSVPGYAIDRMCAGAMTAVTTTAATIAVGSADVVIAGGVEHMGRHPMGLDADPNPRFVAEKLVAPDALNMGVTAENLHDKFPHLTKARADAYAVNTQAKYAKALANGDIGPEVVPVATRREGTGWTLATTDELPRPETTVEGIANLKTPFRPGGRVTAGNASPLTDGATVALLAAGDTADELGLPVAMRLVSSAFAGVPAEIMGYGPVPSTDKALAQAGLSIDDIGLFEINEAFAVQVLSFLDHYGIADDDPRVNAYGGAIAVGHPLASSGVRLMTQLARQFAQLPEVRYGITTMCVGLGQGGTVIWENPHHADYSGHVPTTEG; encoded by the coding sequence ATGACCGTGGCCCACCAGCCCGGCACCACCACCCGCGACCCGGCACGACGCGCCCTGCGCGACGTCGTCTTCGTCGAGGGCGTGCGCACCCCCTTCGGCAAGGCCCGGCCGGACGGCCTGCTCGCCGGGACCCGCGCCGACGACCTCGTCGTCAAGGCGATGCGCGAGCTGCTGCGCCGCCACCCCGAGCTGCCGCCCGAGCGCGTCGACGAGGTCGCGATCGCCGCCACCACGCAGCAGGGCGACCAGGGCCTCACCCTCGGCCGCACCACCGCCATCCTCGCCGGTCTGCCCACCTCGGTGCCCGGCTACGCGATCGACCGCATGTGCGCGGGCGCCATGACCGCCGTCACCACCACCGCCGCGACCATCGCCGTCGGCTCGGCCGACGTCGTCATCGCCGGCGGGGTCGAGCACATGGGCCGCCACCCGATGGGGCTGGACGCCGACCCGAACCCGCGGTTCGTCGCCGAGAAGCTCGTCGCGCCGGACGCCCTCAACATGGGCGTCACCGCCGAGAACCTGCACGACAAGTTCCCGCACCTGACCAAGGCGCGGGCCGACGCCTACGCCGTCAACACGCAGGCCAAGTACGCCAAGGCCCTCGCGAACGGCGACATCGGCCCCGAGGTCGTCCCCGTGGCGACGCGTCGCGAGGGCACCGGCTGGACCCTGGCCACGACCGACGAGCTGCCGCGCCCCGAGACCACCGTCGAGGGCATCGCGAACCTCAAGACGCCGTTCCGCCCCGGCGGCCGCGTCACCGCGGGCAACGCGTCCCCGCTGACCGACGGCGCCACCGTCGCGCTGCTTGCCGCCGGCGACACCGCCGACGAGCTCGGCCTGCCCGTCGCGATGCGGCTGGTGTCGTCGGCGTTCGCCGGGGTCCCCGCCGAGATCATGGGCTACGGCCCCGTGCCGTCCACCGACAAGGCGCTCGCCCAGGCCGGCCTGAGCATCGACGACATCGGTCTGTTCGAGATCAACGAGGCGTTCGCCGTGCAGGTGCTCAGCTTCCTCGACCACTACGGCATCGCCGACGACGACCCGCGGGTCAACGCCTACGGCGGCGCCATCGCCGTGGGGCACCCCCTGGCGAGCTCGGGCGTGCGCCTCATGACGCAGCTCGCGCGCCAGTTCGCCCAGCTCCCCGAGGTGCGCTACGGCATCACGACGATGTGCGTGGGCCTCGGCCAGGGCGGCACCGTGATCTGGGAGAACCCGCACCACGCCGACTACTCGGGCCACGTCCCGACCACGGAGGGCTGA
- a CDS encoding DUF2277 domain-containing protein: MCRNITTLRGLEPPATGEEIEAAAAQFVKKVTGVAYDAAPATREPCEAAAAQIAAIVTDLLAELPARRNPPPTVPPLRRPEVQERIAAREAAHRAAHEAGREHGHDHSHETYRRAAAS, encoded by the coding sequence ATGTGCCGCAACATCACCACCCTGCGAGGCCTCGAACCGCCGGCCACCGGTGAGGAGATCGAGGCCGCCGCCGCGCAGTTCGTCAAGAAGGTGACGGGCGTGGCCTACGACGCCGCCCCCGCCACACGCGAGCCCTGCGAGGCCGCCGCCGCGCAGATCGCCGCGATCGTCACCGACCTGCTCGCCGAGCTCCCCGCCCGGCGCAACCCGCCGCCGACCGTGCCGCCGCTGCGCCGGCCCGAGGTGCAGGAACGGATCGCGGCCCGCGAGGCCGCCCACCGCGCCGCGCACGAGGCCGGCCGGGAGCACGGTCACGACCACTCCCACGAGACCTACCGGAGGGCCGCCGCGTCGTGA
- a CDS encoding aspartate/glutamate racemase family protein: MSEHAPVPTPPVGVIGGVGPLATAYFLQRVVQLTDAARDQDHVDLVVLNHATIPDRTDFVLGRSAADPGPVLARDAARLEAFGVSFLVMPCNTAHYFTQQVLDAITVPFVSIVDVTVAAARDRAPDATAVGLLATAGTVASGVYRDAFAAHGIEVVTPDEGDQALVNEVIYDQVKAGLPSDPATLRAVAGRLVERGAGVVVLGCTELSVAAVDHDLLAEPPFLDSMDELVRATVRRAGHRVR; this comes from the coding sequence GTGAGCGAGCACGCCCCCGTCCCGACGCCGCCGGTCGGAGTGATCGGCGGCGTCGGGCCCCTCGCCACCGCGTACTTCCTGCAGCGCGTCGTCCAGCTCACCGACGCCGCCCGCGACCAGGACCACGTCGACCTCGTGGTGCTCAACCACGCCACGATCCCGGACCGCACCGACTTCGTGCTCGGTCGCTCCGCCGCGGACCCCGGCCCGGTGCTCGCCCGCGACGCCGCCCGGCTCGAGGCGTTCGGCGTCAGCTTCCTCGTCATGCCCTGCAACACCGCGCACTACTTCACCCAGCAGGTGCTCGACGCGATCACCGTGCCGTTCGTGTCCATCGTGGACGTCACCGTGGCCGCCGCCCGCGACCGCGCCCCCGACGCCACCGCCGTCGGCCTCCTCGCCACCGCCGGGACCGTCGCCTCCGGCGTCTACCGGGACGCGTTCGCCGCGCACGGCATCGAGGTCGTCACCCCCGACGAGGGGGACCAGGCGCTCGTCAACGAGGTCATCTACGACCAGGTCAAGGCCGGCCTGCCGTCCGACCCCGCCACCCTGCGCGCCGTCGCCGGACGCCTCGTCGAGCGGGGCGCGGGCGTCGTCGTCCTCGGCTGCACCGAGCTGTCGGTGGCGGCCGTCGACCACGACCTGCTCGCCGAACCGCCGTTCCTCGACTCCATGGACGAGCTCGTGCGCGCCACCGTGCGGCGCGCCGGGCACCGCGTCCGGTAG